GTTTCGGCCAATCGTATTTACGTGCAGGCCAGCGTCTTTCACCTGTTCTCCGAGCGGTTCACCGAGCGCGTCAGGAGGCTGCAGGTGGGCGACGGGTTCAAAGCCGACACTGCTATCGGTCCTCTGATCGATGGCCATGCCGTCGCAAAAATTGAAGCGCATGTCGACGATGCCGTCAAAAAGGGAGCGATGGTTCGCTGCGGTGGTCGTCGGATCGGCGCGAAGGGGACATTTTTCGAGCCGACCGTGATAACCAATGTCGTCGGTTCGATGCGGATCGCGCAGGAAGAGACGTTCGGTCCGCTGGCGCCGATCATCCCGTTTCGAAGACCCGGAGCAGGTAATCCGGGAAGCCAACGACACCATCTACGGTCTCGCGGCATATTTCTACGCTTCAAACCTCAAACGCGTCTGGTGGGTGGCCGAAGCGCTGGAATATGGGATGGTCGGCATCAACACCGGCCGCATGTCATCGGAGGCCGCACCCTTCGGAGGCGTCAAGCAGTCCGGCATTGGTCGTGATCTCGGCACGGCCTTGAGGACTATCTGGAACTGAAATACCTTTGCATGGTGGTCTCTAACGCCTGTTGCCGCCCTCCAACTTCGACGCCGGGTTCGATGATGTTGGAATCTGGATCACCTCAAAAAAGAGGCTGCTGTCGACCCATGTCCTACGGCAGCCAAGTCGCTTGGGAGGCGAATTCAAAACCCCAAGCCATCGGTCGAAGAACCGAAGGCACTTTTGACAGGTAGCAGATCAGATCCCTATCGCTTCATAGGCATCGGCGATCTGTCGGATCGACGCGACATAGGCGGCGGTCCGGTAATCACCGAGTTCCGGTTGCTCTTCGATGAGGTCGGCGATGCGTGTCCAGGTGTTGCGCATAACGTCTTCCAAACCCGAACGAACCAGATCGATTTCAGCGCCACCTTCTAGGAACTCGTCACGGATATCGGCGGGGAACTCCTTGCCCGTCATGCGTTCGAGGGCTGTTGCGATGGTCTGGTTGCGCCGCTCGCGCCGGCGCCGCTCCATCAGCCGAAGGGAATATGCGTCAGGTTCTTCACCCACTCGAAGTAGCTGACGACGACACCGCCGGCATTGACGTAAAGATCGGAAGAATGGTGACCCCACTGGTGCGCAGGACCTTGTCCGCCTCGATGGTCACCGGGCCGTTGGCCGCTTCGACGACCAGGTTCGCCTTGATGCGCTCCGCATTGCCTGCATGAATGGCATTTTCCATCGCCGCCGGAATGAGGACGTCGCATGGCTGCTCGATGCCTGACATATCGCCGGGAAACGATGTAGCGCCTGCAAAACCGAGGATGCTGCCGGTCTTGATCTGATGCTGCTTCAGCGCCTCAATCGACAGACCATCGGCATTGGTGAAATAGCCATCCCGTTCTGCAACGACAGTTATCCGAGCGGCATCCTCTTCGGAGAGGAACTTTGCCGCATGGTAGCCGACATTGCCGAAGCCCTGGACGATCACCGCCGCCCCCTTCAGGTCACGCTTGCCATTCAAACCGGCAGTGCGAGGATCCCGAGATAGCTCTGGATGGCGAACTGCACGCCCCGGCCGGTGGCTTCGGTGCGTCCGGCAATGCCGCCCTTCGACAGTGGCTTACCGGTGACGCAAGCGCGAGCGTTGATGAC
The Rhizobium sp. CCGE531 genome window above contains:
- a CDS encoding glutamate dehydrogenase, with protein sequence MGEEPDAYSLRLMERRRRERRNQTIATALERMTGKEFPADIRDEFLEGGAEIDLVRSGLEDVMRNTWTRIADLIEEQPELGDYRTAAYVASIRQIADAYEAIGI